In a single window of the Natronosalvus caseinilyticus genome:
- the nadC gene encoding carboxylating nicotinate-nucleotide diphosphorylase, with product MISDLHIDRWLREDLGHHDVTNDVPGETTGRLVAKEAGTVAGLEAACGVFEYLDVDVLEALEDGTEVDVGDVVLRVEGPTRDVLRGERVAVNLAGHASGIATRTARAVEAARQGGESGRTRIAATRKTTPGLRGLEKRAVVAGGGDTHRLDLSHMVMVKDNHVAEMGLDAAVSHFRERVSFATKIEVEVESPAQAVRAAKAGADIVLLDNMDPETVEEALAALEDGEFRVGDGDSTGANRVLTEASGGITLETVPAYAATGVDVISMGSLTHSAPSLDLSFRTGPSSPS from the coding sequence ATGATCTCCGACCTACACATCGACCGCTGGCTCCGCGAGGACCTCGGCCACCACGACGTGACGAACGACGTTCCAGGCGAGACGACCGGTCGCCTCGTCGCCAAGGAGGCGGGCACCGTCGCTGGCCTCGAGGCCGCGTGCGGCGTGTTCGAGTACCTCGACGTCGACGTGCTGGAGGCTCTCGAGGACGGTACCGAGGTCGACGTCGGCGACGTCGTGCTCCGCGTCGAGGGTCCGACTCGCGACGTATTGCGCGGCGAACGCGTCGCCGTCAACCTCGCCGGTCACGCCTCGGGGATCGCCACGCGGACGGCTCGCGCGGTCGAGGCGGCCCGCCAGGGCGGCGAGTCGGGGCGCACCCGAATTGCGGCGACCCGGAAGACCACGCCCGGTCTCCGGGGACTCGAGAAGCGCGCCGTCGTCGCCGGCGGGGGCGACACCCACCGCCTCGACCTCTCGCACATGGTCATGGTCAAGGACAACCACGTCGCCGAGATGGGGCTCGATGCGGCCGTCTCCCACTTCCGCGAGCGCGTCTCCTTCGCCACGAAGATCGAGGTGGAAGTCGAGTCGCCCGCCCAGGCAGTTCGGGCGGCCAAGGCTGGAGCCGATATCGTCTTGCTCGACAACATGGATCCCGAAACGGTCGAGGAGGCACTGGCGGCGCTCGAGGACGGCGAGTTCCGAGTTGGGGACGGCGACAGTACAGGTGCCAACCGCGTGCTGACCGAAGCCAGCGGCGGGATCACCCTCGAGACCGTGCCCGCGTACGCGGCGACGGGCGTCGACGTGATCTCGATGGGGTCGCTGACGCACTCCGCGCCGTCGCTCGATCTCTCCTTTCGGACGGGACCTTCGTCTCCGTCGTAG
- a CDS encoding ATP-binding protein, whose protein sequence is MPSSPYGDADPALAAYIRQQEAIAELGQQGLETDDLDRLMHDATVALVETLDAEYAKVLELLPDGEAVLLRQGVGWDDGLAGTATVPTDQDSQAGYTLLTEEPVVVDDLHTEERFSGPDLLTDHDVRSGVSVVIGSVDDPWGVLGVHTTDAREFTEHDATFVQSVANVLATAIENTRTQRRFQAIFEDPNILVGLLEPDGTVMDINQTAMEYIDADLADVTGELFWETPWWGEGDDVRADVKEWTERAAAGEYVEFEADLTRPDGERYTLNGTFRPVTDDDGDVVSIIVSDRDVTERKRHQRRLRKSEQRHRTLAENFPNGIVTMFDDDLRYTLAAGRGFEDLPVSSSDLEGQFVREAWPDEVGETLESAFRDALEGETRTVDVEYAHREWIIRAVPLTDDGGAVFGGMTIAQDVTEQVERQRKLEESNERLEQFAYAASHDLQEPLRMVSSYLQLIERRYGDDFDEDGEEFLEYAVDGADRMREMIDGLLQYSRVDAQGDPLEPVDLEAVVEDVIEDLHIQLEESGAELAVGPLPRVEGDASQLRQVFQNLLSNAIAYSGDEPPSIRVTADRRGQRWLVSVRDEGIGIDPEDQDRVFEVFQRLHSHDEQAGTGIGLALCQRIVERHGGRLWVESEPGEGSTFSFTLPAVEE, encoded by the coding sequence ATGCCGTCATCTCCGTACGGAGACGCAGATCCGGCACTTGCCGCCTACATCCGCCAGCAGGAAGCCATCGCCGAACTCGGCCAGCAGGGGCTCGAGACCGACGACCTCGATCGACTGATGCACGACGCGACGGTCGCACTCGTCGAGACGCTCGACGCCGAGTACGCCAAAGTTCTCGAGTTGCTTCCCGACGGGGAGGCGGTCTTGCTTCGACAGGGGGTCGGCTGGGACGACGGACTGGCGGGAACCGCGACGGTGCCGACCGACCAGGACTCCCAGGCTGGCTACACCCTCCTGACCGAAGAACCGGTCGTGGTCGATGACCTCCACACGGAGGAGCGATTCTCCGGGCCGGACCTGCTGACCGATCACGACGTCCGCAGCGGCGTGAGCGTCGTCATCGGGTCGGTGGACGACCCCTGGGGCGTCCTGGGTGTCCACACGACCGACGCGCGCGAGTTCACCGAGCACGACGCGACCTTCGTTCAGAGCGTCGCCAACGTGCTCGCGACGGCGATCGAAAACACGCGGACACAGCGGCGATTCCAGGCCATCTTCGAGGATCCCAACATCCTGGTCGGGCTGCTCGAGCCGGACGGGACGGTGATGGACATCAACCAGACGGCGATGGAGTACATCGACGCCGACCTCGCCGACGTGACCGGCGAACTGTTCTGGGAGACGCCGTGGTGGGGTGAGGGAGACGACGTCCGGGCCGACGTAAAGGAGTGGACCGAACGCGCCGCAGCGGGCGAGTACGTCGAGTTCGAGGCCGACCTCACCAGGCCAGATGGTGAACGCTACACCCTCAACGGGACTTTCAGACCGGTGACCGACGACGACGGCGACGTCGTCTCGATCATCGTCTCCGATCGAGACGTCACCGAGCGCAAGCGACATCAGCGACGGCTCAGGAAGTCCGAACAGCGCCACCGCACCCTCGCCGAGAACTTCCCGAACGGGATCGTCACGATGTTCGACGACGACCTCCGGTACACGCTCGCGGCGGGACGGGGGTTCGAGGACCTGCCCGTCTCCTCGAGCGACCTCGAGGGGCAATTCGTCAGGGAGGCGTGGCCGGACGAAGTCGGCGAGACGCTCGAGTCGGCGTTCCGGGACGCCCTCGAGGGCGAGACGCGAACGGTCGACGTGGAGTACGCCCATCGGGAGTGGATTATTCGTGCCGTTCCGCTCACCGACGACGGCGGCGCGGTGTTCGGCGGGATGACCATCGCTCAAGACGTCACCGAACAGGTCGAACGCCAGCGAAAACTCGAGGAATCGAACGAGCGCCTCGAGCAGTTCGCCTACGCCGCCAGTCACGACCTCCAGGAGCCCCTGCGGATGGTCTCGAGCTATCTCCAGCTGATCGAACGGCGCTACGGCGACGACTTCGACGAGGACGGCGAGGAGTTCCTCGAGTATGCCGTCGACGGTGCCGATCGGATGCGCGAGATGATCGACGGTCTGCTCCAGTACTCCCGGGTAGATGCCCAGGGCGATCCGCTCGAACCGGTCGACCTCGAGGCGGTCGTCGAGGACGTGATCGAGGACCTCCATATCCAGCTCGAGGAGAGCGGAGCCGAGCTCGCGGTCGGTCCGTTGCCTCGCGTCGAAGGCGACGCCAGCCAGTTACGGCAGGTGTTCCAGAATCTCCTCTCGAACGCGATCGCCTACAGTGGTGACGAACCTCCGAGCATTCGCGTGACGGCCGATCGACGCGGCCAGCGATGGCTGGTCTCCGTTCGCGACGAGGGGATCGGCATCGATCCCGAGGATCAGGATCGGGTCTTCGAGGTGTTCCAGCGCCTCCACAGTCACGACGAACAGGCCGGAACCGGGATCGGCCTCGCGCTGTGTCAGCGAATCGTCGAACGTCACGGCGGGCGTCTCTGGGTCGAGTCCGAACCCGGCGAAGGCTCGACGTTCTCGTTTACGCTTCCAGCAGTCGAGGAGTAA
- a CDS encoding GNAT family N-acetyltransferase, translated as MSRLDIRRATGADAPAIARLYRQAYASAAQLGYPSRMTEIDAETVAEWLEREAVTLVASADGTAATGPAAASTGSDASTDEDEFVGTVRLLEERDEPYLERLAVHPDWQGEGVATMLVDRVEELAREREYDCVQLTTFDEHPFLLEWYRERGYEPTEYHESSRHDYAFVSMEKALE; from the coding sequence ATGTCCCGTCTCGACATCCGACGGGCGACGGGCGCGGACGCCCCCGCCATCGCGCGGCTCTACCGGCAGGCCTACGCGAGCGCCGCTCAACTCGGGTACCCCTCGCGAATGACCGAAATTGACGCCGAAACCGTCGCGGAGTGGCTCGAGCGCGAGGCCGTGACGCTGGTCGCGAGCGCCGACGGCACGGCAGCCACCGGCCCTGCGGCAGCCTCCACCGGCTCCGACGCCTCCACTGACGAAGACGAGTTCGTCGGCACCGTCCGTCTCCTTGAGGAACGCGACGAACCGTACCTCGAGCGGCTGGCGGTTCATCCCGACTGGCAGGGCGAAGGGGTGGCGACGATGCTCGTCGACCGCGTCGAGGAACTCGCTCGCGAGCGCGAGTACGACTGCGTCCAGTTGACGACGTTCGACGAACACCCGTTCCTCCTCGAGTGGTACCGCGAGCGCGGGTACGAACCGACCGAGTACCACGAGTCCTCGCGTCACGACTACGCGTTCGTCTCGATGGAAAAGGCGCTCGAATGA
- a CDS encoding mechanosensitive ion channel family protein, which translates to MIDALLGSLAALFEEVPAWQATLLLVGISFGIAALLEVVILRTLLRYTSRTKTQYDNILVQELRAPVVLTAALAGVYVLTQIPSVTENVLLTTAQLDTFFGKPSLSVIVVAWAFASNRLVNRFVEEVKDKGSRFDFAPVFSNVWTLIVVVGTIGILLSLWEYSISPLLGAAGVAGIAVGFAARDTVANFFGGIALYFDDTYKLGDYIELDTGEAGTVVKVGVRSTTLMMRDEVLITVPNAALNAAKVINQSAPNRRRRLKVPIGVAYGTDIDAFEELVLELADEEPLVLDSPKPRMRFRSFGDSALEYELLCWVASPTRANKARHKLNRAMYKALNAAEIEIPFPQRDVTVHQAAVPVPGESDVPDPSPPSTSGTRTVASER; encoded by the coding sequence ATGATAGACGCGCTCCTCGGTTCGCTCGCTGCGCTGTTCGAGGAGGTCCCCGCCTGGCAGGCGACCCTCTTGCTCGTCGGCATCTCGTTCGGTATCGCCGCCCTCCTCGAGGTCGTGATCCTCCGGACGCTCCTGCGCTACACCAGTCGAACGAAGACCCAGTACGACAACATCCTCGTCCAGGAACTTCGGGCGCCAGTCGTGCTGACGGCCGCGCTGGCGGGCGTCTACGTGCTCACGCAGATCCCGTCGGTCACCGAAAACGTCCTGCTTACGACGGCACAACTCGACACGTTCTTCGGGAAGCCGTCGCTGTCGGTCATCGTCGTCGCCTGGGCGTTCGCGTCGAATCGTCTCGTCAACCGGTTCGTCGAGGAGGTCAAGGACAAGGGCTCGCGGTTCGACTTCGCGCCGGTCTTCTCGAACGTCTGGACGCTGATCGTGGTCGTCGGCACCATCGGTATCCTGCTGTCGCTGTGGGAGTACAGCATCTCGCCGCTGCTCGGCGCGGCGGGCGTCGCCGGCATCGCCGTCGGTTTCGCCGCCCGGGACACCGTCGCCAACTTCTTTGGCGGGATCGCGCTGTACTTCGACGATACGTACAAACTCGGCGACTACATCGAACTGGATACCGGCGAGGCCGGCACGGTCGTCAAAGTCGGCGTCAGGTCGACGACACTGATGATGCGCGACGAGGTGCTGATCACGGTGCCGAACGCGGCGCTGAACGCCGCGAAGGTCATCAACCAGTCGGCTCCCAACCGTCGGCGGCGGCTCAAAGTCCCGATCGGCGTCGCCTACGGGACGGACATCGACGCGTTCGAGGAACTCGTCCTGGAACTGGCAGACGAGGAACCGCTCGTCCTCGACTCGCCGAAGCCCCGGATGCGATTTCGTTCGTTCGGCGACTCGGCGCTCGAGTACGAACTGCTCTGCTGGGTGGCGTCACCGACTCGCGCCAACAAAGCCCGACACAAACTCAATCGAGCGATGTACAAGGCGCTGAACGCCGCGGAGATCGAGATTCCGTTCCCCCAGCGCGACGTCACCGTCCACCAGGCCGCCGTTCCCGTCCCCGGCGAGAGCGACGTGCCAGATCCATCGCCGCCGTCTACGAGCGGCACCAGGACGGTCGCTTCGGAACGGTAG
- the asnB gene encoding asparagine synthase (glutamine-hydrolyzing), producing MCGIVGAYGRVDEETLSSMLEWIEHRGPDDEGKYIDRDAGVMLGARRLAIVDLEGGSQPKWNEDETVCVVFNGEIYNHDELRAALRRNGHRFESQSDTEVLVHLWEAYGDRMLDHLEGMFAFSIWDATSQTIFLARDRMGIKPLYYGRTDAGYVWGSELPALLIGGVNRSIDPAAVFNHFSLEYAPGSQTLLRDVRKVKPGHTVKIGPDGVREREYWSFLDVETGSAATSFADAADRLSTLLERSVEQRLMADVPVGAFLSGGLDSSAIVGIASSLRDEPLDTYSVAFSDERFDESAEARLVADHFGTNHHEVHVDLSSMDVFDDMIRHLGEPTGHLQMLPLFLLSRRAREDVKVALAGEGADELFAGYSRYQQAPQYKRKVDFLPKFTHDVAGAVATVAPVGSKHLQYYAWLKDNTELVLHNTCGFMPFRPEPDDFLTTGETAETSGLRSSVSQVTSRVEDPTPEQHISAFETSQTLPNFHLFKADHTSMAQSLELRVPFLSTDVVEFAHSLPIEYKATDQDVKRVLKRAVSDLLPREILERKKMGMRPPVEDWFRGDHDAIERWFDRRRLEQTPYVDADRATGLRDRHRRGEESVGRTLWLILTYVAWYHTFIDEETAIV from the coding sequence ATGTGTGGCATCGTTGGTGCGTACGGTCGGGTCGACGAGGAGACGCTCTCGTCGATGCTCGAGTGGATCGAACACCGAGGACCCGACGACGAAGGCAAGTATATCGACCGCGACGCGGGGGTAATGCTGGGGGCGCGACGCCTCGCAATCGTCGACCTCGAGGGCGGCTCCCAACCGAAGTGGAACGAGGACGAGACCGTCTGCGTCGTCTTCAACGGCGAGATCTACAACCACGACGAGTTGCGAGCAGCCCTCCGGCGGAACGGCCACCGCTTCGAGAGCCAGTCCGACACCGAGGTCCTGGTCCACCTCTGGGAGGCGTACGGCGACCGGATGCTCGATCACCTCGAGGGCATGTTCGCCTTCTCCATATGGGACGCTACGTCGCAAACGATCTTTCTGGCTCGCGATCGGATGGGCATCAAACCGCTGTACTACGGGCGAACGGACGCGGGCTACGTCTGGGGGAGCGAGCTCCCGGCGCTCCTGATCGGCGGCGTGAATCGATCCATCGACCCCGCGGCCGTCTTCAACCACTTCTCGCTCGAGTACGCGCCGGGCTCCCAAACGCTCCTGCGGGACGTCCGAAAGGTGAAGCCGGGGCACACCGTGAAGATCGGCCCCGACGGCGTTCGAGAGCGCGAGTACTGGAGTTTCCTCGACGTCGAGACCGGCAGCGCGGCGACGAGTTTCGCGGACGCCGCCGACCGACTGTCGACCTTACTCGAGCGATCCGTCGAACAGCGTCTCATGGCGGACGTCCCCGTCGGGGCGTTCCTCTCGGGTGGCCTCGATTCCTCGGCAATCGTCGGCATCGCCTCGAGCCTCCGGGACGAGCCACTCGACACCTACTCCGTCGCCTTCAGCGACGAACGCTTCGACGAGAGCGCGGAGGCTCGCCTCGTCGCGGATCACTTTGGGACGAACCACCACGAGGTGCACGTCGACCTCTCCTCGATGGACGTGTTCGACGACATGATTCGCCACCTCGGCGAACCGACCGGGCACCTGCAGATGCTGCCGCTCTTCTTGCTCTCCCGGCGCGCCCGCGAGGACGTGAAGGTCGCCCTGGCCGGCGAGGGCGCCGACGAACTGTTCGCGGGGTACTCGCGGTACCAGCAGGCTCCCCAGTACAAGCGGAAGGTCGACTTCCTCCCGAAGTTCACCCACGACGTCGCCGGCGCCGTCGCCACGGTGGCGCCCGTCGGTTCCAAACACCTGCAGTACTACGCCTGGCTGAAGGACAACACCGAACTCGTCCTCCACAACACCTGCGGATTCATGCCGTTCCGTCCCGAGCCGGACGACTTCCTCACCACGGGCGAGACCGCCGAGACGTCGGGCCTTCGCTCGAGCGTGAGTCAGGTGACGAGCCGGGTCGAGGACCCGACGCCCGAACAGCACATCTCGGCGTTCGAGACGAGCCAGACGCTCCCGAACTTCCACCTGTTCAAGGCCGACCACACGAGCATGGCCCAGTCACTCGAGCTCCGGGTTCCGTTCCTGTCGACCGACGTCGTGGAGTTTGCCCACTCGCTCCCGATCGAGTACAAGGCGACCGACCAGGACGTCAAGCGCGTGCTCAAACGTGCTGTCAGCGACCTACTTCCCAGGGAGATCCTTGAACGAAAGAAGATGGGGATGCGACCGCCCGTCGAGGACTGGTTCCGGGGGGACCACGACGCGATCGAACGGTGGTTCGACCGCAGGCGCCTCGAACAGACGCCGTACGTCGACGCGGACAGGGCTACGGGGTTGCGGGATCGCCACCGTCGCGGCGAGGAGTCGGTCGGACGAACGCTCTGGCTGATCCTCACCTACGTCGCGTGGTATCACACGTTCATCGACGAGGAGACGGCTATCGTCTGA
- the ggt gene encoding gamma-glutamyltransferase, with protein sequence MSREHERREAEQRSGTDAGLDRRRFLALTGATAGALTVGTQPATATTKKVTDVAGFSCDHPHFTCGREVTAADGMVSTVDPIAGGVAARVLREGGNAIDAAIALQYTLNVTQPHGSGIGGGGFMVVYDAESDTVEAVNSRERASQGATPEMFLDDDGNELPFGEAIQTGEAMGVPGTLKGLETARERYGSCSRQRLIEPAIKLARDGFTVDWFLAEQIAANTEKFNEAALETFSDESGALYTAGDTMTNPDLAETFERIKRDGAEAFYEGPIGEDLAAEIQRHAREPEHAVDEADLAQYDVTIDDPVRAEWYDVELVGQPLPSSGPTIVSMILKLLEFLEIDTYERRSPEMYHLLAEAIIVAWGDRMEHMGDPEFVDVPIDSLLSDAYLQGRADLIELGQSVLTEGCFGGGEPNRISTDGQTTHFSVVDRWGNAVSYTSTIEQFMGSGKMVPGRGFMINNELTDFDRTPGGPNEPEPWKRPMSSMSPMMVLRDGVPEFTAGSPGGWRIITSTMQAILFRYVYGLEPLAAITEPSIYTHYCGGISWDAGVPEEARQTTAEWGQEWDATPSSLGNVQVIDIGTDALTGAADPNRDGQAVGLERAGGGQRRT encoded by the coding sequence ATGTCGAGAGAGCATGAGCGACGCGAGGCGGAGCAGCGAAGCGGGACCGACGCAGGGCTCGACCGCCGACGGTTCCTTGCGCTCACGGGAGCGACTGCAGGTGCGCTCACCGTCGGCACCCAGCCGGCCACCGCCACCACAAAGAAGGTCACCGACGTCGCCGGGTTCAGCTGTGATCACCCCCATTTCACCTGTGGCCGCGAGGTCACCGCTGCCGACGGAATGGTCTCGACGGTCGATCCGATCGCCGGTGGCGTCGCCGCTCGCGTCCTTCGGGAGGGCGGGAACGCGATAGACGCGGCGATCGCCCTCCAGTACACGCTGAACGTCACCCAGCCCCACGGGTCGGGTATCGGTGGTGGCGGCTTCATGGTCGTCTACGACGCCGAATCGGATACGGTCGAGGCCGTCAACAGCCGCGAGCGCGCTTCCCAGGGGGCGACCCCCGAGATGTTCCTCGACGACGACGGGAACGAACTCCCCTTCGGGGAGGCGATCCAGACGGGCGAAGCGATGGGCGTCCCCGGGACGTTGAAAGGCCTCGAGACGGCGCGTGAACGCTACGGGAGCTGCTCGCGTCAGCGCCTGATCGAGCCGGCGATCAAACTCGCCCGCGACGGGTTCACGGTCGACTGGTTCCTCGCCGAGCAGATCGCCGCCAACACCGAGAAGTTCAACGAGGCAGCCCTCGAGACCTTCAGCGACGAGTCCGGGGCGCTGTACACCGCGGGCGACACCATGACCAACCCCGACCTGGCCGAGACGTTCGAGCGCATCAAACGCGACGGCGCCGAGGCTTTCTACGAAGGGCCAATCGGTGAGGATCTCGCCGCCGAGATCCAGCGCCACGCTCGCGAGCCCGAGCACGCCGTCGACGAGGCTGACCTCGCCCAGTATGACGTCACCATCGATGACCCTGTCCGCGCGGAGTGGTACGACGTCGAACTGGTCGGCCAGCCGCTGCCCAGTTCCGGACCGACCATCGTCTCGATGATCCTCAAACTCCTCGAGTTCCTCGAGATCGACACCTACGAACGTCGATCGCCGGAGATGTACCATCTGCTCGCCGAGGCGATCATCGTCGCCTGGGGCGATCGAATGGAACACATGGGTGACCCCGAATTCGTCGACGTCCCCATCGATAGCCTGCTCTCGGATGCCTACCTCCAGGGGCGCGCGGACCTGATCGAACTCGGGCAGTCGGTCTTGACCGAGGGCTGTTTCGGAGGTGGAGAGCCCAACCGAATCAGTACCGACGGACAGACGACTCACTTCTCGGTCGTCGACCGATGGGGCAACGCCGTCTCTTATACCTCGACGATCGAGCAGTTCATGGGTTCGGGGAAGATGGTGCCCGGCCGCGGCTTCATGATCAACAACGAACTCACCGACTTCGATCGCACGCCGGGCGGGCCAAACGAGCCCGAGCCCTGGAAGCGCCCGATGAGCAGTATGAGCCCGATGATGGTCCTGCGCGACGGCGTTCCGGAGTTCACCGCCGGCTCACCCGGCGGGTGGCGGATCATCACCTCGACGATGCAGGCGATCCTCTTCCGGTACGTCTACGGGCTCGAGCCGCTGGCCGCGATCACGGAGCCGAGCATCTACACCCACTACTGCGGGGGGATCAGCTGGGACGCGGGCGTCCCCGAAGAGGCCCGTCAGACCACAGCCGAGTGGGGTCAGGAGTGGGACGCCACCCCCAGTAGCCTCGGCAACGTCCAGGTGATCGATATCGGGACGGACGCGTTGACCGGTGCGGCCGATCCCAATCGCGATGGCCAGGCCGTCGGCCTCGAGCGTGCTGGAGGTGGGCAGAGACGGACCTAA
- a CDS encoding DUF255 domain-containing protein codes for METDDVTRVEWREWGTDAFEEAADQDVPVLLSLTATWCDHCHEMDAETYAVPTLAANVNDGFVPVRVDVDCHPRVRDRYNMGGFPSTVFLAPDGSILTGAGYLGHDGLRQVLDSVRTTWKTKGAEAGSIPRPLQDTEPPAGQLTADVERQMLGQLTDQYDEVAGGWGEEPKFPLPDALEFALKRDREMALRCFDAVSANLLDEYEGGFYRFATGRDWSGLQHEKLLDSNAALLRAFANAYLYTGEDSYRKPAERALEYLTTTLWVPESGEDGDDQFLGGAFAGSQAPGDPESHVLEASDREAADQPPVDETVFAGANALAIDALCTYRAYTDDERAGRYAERALETLRDGLLEDGVVTHYRSAGADGGWNVESERGLLADQARVLQALTRARAILGADTVDDAVAVADATIDRLRVGDSFVDGPQSGAGLLERPLRPLDANVEFADALLDLAAITGEDRYERVARETLEAFAGASDRFSVQVARYASVATRVLEGSLVIRIGAPAGSDLHRAACRIADHEKVVVPGAADVSDVPEGAAVAERGSQATDPATTPEELSDRVSDLLV; via the coding sequence ATGGAAACGGACGACGTCACGCGGGTCGAGTGGCGCGAATGGGGGACCGACGCCTTCGAAGAGGCGGCCGACCAGGACGTCCCAGTCTTGCTCTCGCTCACGGCGACCTGGTGTGACCACTGTCACGAGATGGACGCCGAGACCTACGCCGTCCCGACGCTCGCGGCCAACGTCAACGACGGGTTCGTCCCCGTCCGCGTCGACGTCGATTGCCATCCGCGGGTGCGCGACCGGTACAACATGGGCGGGTTTCCCTCGACGGTCTTTCTCGCCCCCGACGGCTCGATCCTGACGGGCGCGGGCTACCTCGGTCACGACGGCCTGCGGCAGGTACTCGACAGCGTCCGGACGACGTGGAAGACGAAGGGTGCCGAGGCGGGGTCGATCCCGCGGCCGCTGCAGGACACCGAACCGCCGGCGGGGCAGCTCACGGCGGACGTCGAGCGCCAGATGCTGGGCCAGCTCACCGACCAGTACGACGAAGTCGCCGGCGGTTGGGGCGAGGAGCCGAAGTTCCCGCTGCCGGACGCCCTCGAGTTCGCGCTCAAGCGCGACCGGGAGATGGCGTTGCGGTGCTTCGACGCCGTCTCGGCCAACCTGCTCGACGAGTACGAGGGCGGATTCTACCGCTTCGCGACGGGCAGGGACTGGTCGGGCCTCCAGCACGAGAAGCTCCTGGACTCGAACGCAGCGCTCTTGCGGGCGTTCGCCAATGCCTACCTCTACACGGGCGAGGACAGCTACCGAAAGCCGGCCGAGCGCGCGCTCGAGTACCTGACGACGACGCTGTGGGTGCCAGAAAGTGGCGAGGACGGGGACGACCAGTTCCTCGGCGGCGCCTTCGCCGGCAGCCAGGCCCCTGGCGACCCCGAATCCCACGTCCTCGAGGCGAGCGACCGCGAGGCTGCCGACCAGCCCCCCGTCGACGAAACCGTCTTCGCGGGAGCGAACGCGCTCGCGATTGACGCGCTATGCACCTACCGGGCCTACACCGACGACGAGCGCGCCGGCCGGTACGCCGAACGCGCCCTCGAGACGCTTCGAGACGGGCTGCTCGAGGACGGCGTCGTCACCCACTATCGATCGGCCGGAGCCGACGGTGGATGGAACGTCGAGAGCGAGCGCGGACTGCTCGCCGACCAGGCCCGGGTTCTACAGGCACTGACGAGGGCGCGAGCGATCCTCGGTGCCGACACCGTCGACGACGCGGTCGCCGTCGCCGACGCGACGATCGACCGGCTCCGGGTCGGCGACTCGTTCGTCGACGGCCCTCAATCCGGGGCGGGATTGCTCGAGCGCCCCCTGCGGCCGCTCGACGCGAACGTCGAATTCGCGGACGCCCTGCTCGACCTCGCGGCGATCACGGGCGAAGACCGGTACGAACGGGTGGCTCGCGAGACGCTCGAGGCGTTCGCCGGGGCGAGCGATCGCTTTTCGGTACAGGTCGCCCGCTACGCGAGCGTGGCAACGCGCGTGCTCGAGGGATCGCTCGTAATCAGGATCGGAGCGCCGGCGGGTTCGGACCTCCACCGGGCGGCCTGTCGCATCGCGGATCACGAGAAGGTCGTCGTTCCCGGCGCCGCTGACGTCTCGGACGTGCCCGAGGGTGCGGCGGTCGCCGAACGCGGGTCGCAAGCAACTGACCCCGCGACAACGCCCGAGGAGTTGAGCGATCGCGTCTCAGACCTCCTGGTGTAG